A section of the Elizabethkingia anophelis R26 genome encodes:
- a CDS encoding NAD-dependent epimerase/dehydratase family protein, whose protein sequence is MKLKVIITGATGMVGEGVLQESISNPNVEKILLINRKPSGYTHPKIEEILHSDFSDISALTSQVTGYNACFFCLGVSSIGMNEEQYTKVTYDLTLGFAKTLAEVNPQMTFCYVSGASTDSTEKGKQMWARVKGKTENDLMKLPFKAVYNFRPGFMKPTKGAKNIKGFFKFINAVYPLLRAISSTYFLTLEEVGKAMINVVLRGYPKHVLEVGDIKKLSIG, encoded by the coding sequence ATGAAACTAAAGGTGATTATAACCGGAGCAACAGGAATGGTAGGTGAGGGGGTATTGCAGGAAAGCATCAGTAATCCGAATGTAGAAAAAATTCTTTTAATTAACCGAAAGCCAAGTGGCTATACCCATCCTAAAATCGAAGAAATATTGCATAGCGATTTCAGTGATATATCGGCGCTTACCAGTCAGGTGACAGGATATAATGCCTGCTTTTTCTGTCTTGGCGTGTCTTCCATAGGAATGAACGAAGAGCAGTATACCAAAGTTACTTATGATCTTACACTGGGGTTTGCTAAGACATTGGCAGAAGTAAATCCACAAATGACTTTCTGTTATGTTTCAGGAGCCAGTACCGACAGCACCGAGAAAGGGAAACAAATGTGGGCGCGGGTAAAAGGAAAAACAGAAAATGACCTGATGAAACTTCCGTTTAAAGCTGTTTACAATTTCCGTCCCGGCTTCATGAAACCTACGAAAGGTGCTAAAAATATTAAAGGCTTTTTTAAATTTATTAATGCTGTTTATCCGCTTTTAAGGGCTATTAGTTCCACCTATTTCCTTACACTGGAAGAGGTAGGAAAGGCAATGATTAATGTTGTATTGCGCGGCTATCCAAAACATGTACTGGAAGTAGGTGATATCAAGAAACTATCAATTGGATAA
- a CDS encoding bestrophin family protein, which yields MHTGKRYTPFEFAKWTKRDTLLMLLIATVPTILYVIGWKFIGLPWQPVAILGTAVAFIVGFKNNASYNRIWEARQIYGAIINDSRSFAYSVRDTLGGKESSVVKRIFYRHFAWLTALRFQLRESRSWENMNQRSNSAYRKSRYEIPELNSTLEEELKQYLSGEELEYILSKKNKATQLTALQSEEFGELKKAGDINDFQWTLLQQSIIKFTDDQGKAERIKNFPYPRNFASIATYLLFIFVILAPFGLVKEMDKLGEGTFLQGYTVWFNIPFSAIIAWAFHTLDTVGESSVNPFEGSANDIPITQISRTIEIDMRDMLDEKDLPQPITPKNNIVL from the coding sequence ATGCACACAGGAAAACGTTATACCCCTTTTGAATTCGCAAAATGGACTAAAAGAGATACCCTTTTAATGTTGCTTATTGCTACAGTTCCCACTATTTTATATGTCATAGGATGGAAATTTATAGGATTGCCCTGGCAACCTGTCGCTATTTTGGGAACTGCAGTAGCCTTCATTGTCGGATTTAAAAATAATGCCAGTTACAACAGGATTTGGGAAGCGAGGCAGATTTATGGCGCAATAATTAATGATAGCCGAAGTTTTGCTTATTCAGTCCGGGATACACTGGGCGGAAAAGAATCTTCTGTAGTAAAAAGAATTTTCTATCGACATTTTGCCTGGCTTACAGCCTTAAGATTTCAGTTAAGGGAATCGCGCTCCTGGGAAAATATGAACCAAAGAAGTAATTCTGCCTATCGTAAAAGCAGGTATGAGATTCCGGAGCTTAATTCCACATTGGAAGAAGAACTAAAGCAATACCTTTCCGGAGAGGAGCTAGAGTATATTCTTTCTAAAAAAAATAAAGCGACACAGCTTACAGCATTACAATCTGAAGAGTTTGGAGAGCTAAAAAAAGCAGGAGATATCAATGACTTTCAGTGGACACTGCTCCAGCAATCTATTATAAAATTTACCGACGATCAGGGAAAAGCTGAGCGTATTAAAAATTTCCCATATCCCCGAAATTTTGCATCTATTGCCACCTATCTGCTTTTTATTTTTGTAATACTGGCGCCCTTTGGACTGGTAAAAGAAATGGATAAATTGGGTGAAGGAACCTTTCTGCAAGGCTATACGGTATGGTTTAATATCCCTTTTTCTGCAATTATTGCCTGGGCTTTTCATACATTGGATACGGTGGGGGAAAGTTCAGTAAATCCTTTTGAAGGAAGTGCGAATGATATTCCGATAACCCAGATTAGCCGTACTATAGAAATCGACATGCGGGATATGCTGGATGAAAAAGATCTTCCACAGCCAATTACTCCAAAGAACAACATTGTGCTATAA
- a CDS encoding Na+/H+ antiporter, producing MIENFVFYLGLVMVILLAIMLANKLKIAYPILLVVAGLAISFIPGIPKIKIDPELIFIIFLPPLLYEAAFSVSWKEIWRMRRIITSFAFIVVFLTALSVAFVANSYIPGFSLALGFVLGGIISPPDAVSAGAILKFVKVPKTFSTVLEGESLFNDASSLIIFRFAMVAVATGQLIWQDAATSFGWMIIGGTGIGVLLAFIFLKIHKIFPSDVNMDTILSLVTPYVMYIAAEEVHSSGVLAVVSGGLYLSVRRHEFLRTSESRLRGLNVWESFAFLINGIVFLIIGLDLPEIREGLQNEGVGLSEAVGYGLIITLTLIIVRFIAAFGAVIVTLIARNFINVADRNPGFKAPILFGWTGMRGVVSLAAALSIPVQMDNGELFPHRNLILFITFIVILITLILQGLTLPGLINVLNITEREGEYLSKDETEEFLRRGMRHAAFTYLNENYSHKKNDNAYFRKMMNQWEKEDKEESSHKISDETREMYLNALEEQRIWLREENRNNPKIDEEYIRHYLVKLDLEEERLKIS from the coding sequence ATGATTGAAAATTTTGTCTTTTACCTTGGGTTGGTGATGGTTATCCTTTTAGCAATTATGCTGGCGAATAAACTGAAGATTGCCTATCCCATACTTTTAGTTGTTGCCGGGCTGGCAATTAGCTTTATTCCCGGTATTCCAAAAATAAAAATAGATCCTGAATTAATCTTTATAATTTTCCTGCCTCCATTGCTTTATGAAGCCGCCTTTTCCGTTTCGTGGAAAGAAATATGGCGCATGAGGCGTATTATTACCAGCTTTGCCTTCATCGTGGTTTTTCTTACCGCTTTGTCGGTAGCTTTTGTCGCCAATTCTTATATCCCCGGATTTTCACTGGCTTTAGGCTTTGTATTGGGCGGGATTATTTCACCACCGGATGCTGTGAGTGCCGGTGCTATTCTGAAGTTTGTGAAAGTACCCAAAACCTTCTCTACAGTACTGGAAGGTGAAAGCTTATTTAATGATGCTTCCTCACTTATTATCTTCCGTTTTGCAATGGTAGCAGTAGCTACAGGACAATTGATCTGGCAGGATGCCGCTACAAGCTTTGGCTGGATGATTATTGGCGGAACTGGAATAGGAGTTTTACTCGCTTTTATTTTTTTAAAAATTCATAAAATATTTCCCTCAGATGTCAATATGGATACTATCCTAAGTCTTGTAACTCCTTATGTAATGTATATTGCGGCTGAGGAGGTTCATTCTTCCGGTGTACTGGCGGTAGTAAGTGGTGGTCTGTATCTTTCTGTGAGGAGGCATGAATTCCTTCGTACCTCCGAATCGCGACTTAGAGGACTGAATGTATGGGAGAGTTTTGCTTTTCTCATCAATGGTATTGTGTTCCTCATTATTGGATTGGATTTGCCGGAAATTCGGGAAGGATTACAAAATGAAGGAGTGGGGCTCTCCGAAGCTGTAGGATATGGACTAATAATAACCCTTACCCTGATTATTGTACGATTTATTGCAGCCTTTGGTGCAGTTATTGTAACCCTTATTGCCCGTAATTTTATTAATGTAGCTGACCGGAATCCGGGATTTAAGGCGCCAATACTTTTTGGCTGGACAGGTATGCGTGGAGTGGTTTCACTCGCGGCAGCATTATCTATTCCTGTGCAAATGGATAATGGTGAATTGTTTCCGCACAGGAACCTGATACTCTTTATTACGTTTATTGTAATTCTGATAACGCTGATTTTGCAGGGATTAACCTTGCCGGGGCTTATTAATGTTTTAAACATTACAGAAAGGGAAGGTGAATATTTATCAAAAGATGAGACAGAGGAATTCTTAAGAAGAGGAATGAGACATGCAGCTTTTACCTATTTGAATGAAAACTACAGTCATAAGAAAAACGATAATGCATATTTCCGCAAGATGATGAATCAGTGGGAGAAAGAAGACAAAGAAGAGTCTTCCCATAAAATTTCGGATGAAACGAGAGAAATGTATCTTAATGCTTTAGAAGAGCAAAGGATCTGGCTAAGAGAGGAAAATCGTAATAATCCGAAAATTGATGAAGAGTATATAAGGCATTATCTCGTAAAACTGGATCTTGAAGAAGAAAGATTAAAGATTAGTTAA
- a CDS encoding MBL fold metallo-hydrolase yields MSLIKQMGQFPDNERRMFFETLPNYKNGQFHNLIPTPALAEGEKMGKVLWTFLKTKYPDTRPKKAIPFVDTDLKNLAPEENVMVWFGHSSYFIQLDGKKFLVDPVFSGNASPVPGSVKAFEGSNHYQAEDMPVIDVLFISHDHWDHLDYKTVQALKPKVKTVICGLGVAQHFEYWGWDRNKIIEKNWYDSIDLGDGFNVTLTPARHFSGRLTKRNISLWTSFVLQTPAMRLFLGGDSGYGPHFKDIGEKFGPFDLAILECGQYGDKWPYIHTLMDEMMTEVKELKAKSFIPVHNSKFKLAQHPWYEPLEKVTSAAEAEGIPVATPRIGEKLNLNELNKKWDKWWQEIM; encoded by the coding sequence ATGAGTTTGATAAAACAGATGGGGCAATTCCCCGATAACGAACGGAGAATGTTCTTCGAGACATTACCTAACTATAAAAACGGGCAGTTTCATAATCTGATTCCGACTCCGGCGTTGGCAGAAGGAGAGAAAATGGGCAAAGTATTATGGACTTTTCTGAAAACAAAATACCCGGATACAAGACCTAAAAAGGCAATTCCTTTTGTGGATACCGATCTGAAGAATCTTGCGCCGGAAGAAAATGTGATGGTATGGTTTGGACACAGCTCTTACTTTATTCAACTGGATGGAAAAAAATTCTTGGTGGATCCTGTTTTCAGTGGCAATGCTTCACCTGTACCGGGCTCTGTAAAAGCATTTGAAGGATCCAATCATTATCAGGCGGAAGATATGCCGGTGATAGATGTTTTATTTATCTCTCACGACCACTGGGATCATTTAGATTATAAAACAGTACAAGCTTTAAAACCTAAAGTTAAAACGGTAATCTGCGGACTTGGTGTAGCTCAGCATTTTGAATACTGGGGCTGGGACAGAAACAAAATTATTGAAAAGAACTGGTATGACAGTATAGATCTTGGAGATGGTTTCAATGTGACCCTCACGCCGGCAAGACACTTCTCCGGAAGATTGACTAAACGTAACATTTCTTTGTGGACTTCTTTTGTATTACAGACTCCTGCAATGAGATTGTTTTTAGGAGGGGACAGTGGTTACGGACCGCATTTTAAAGATATTGGTGAGAAATTCGGACCTTTTGATCTTGCTATACTGGAATGTGGACAATACGGAGATAAATGGCCATATATCCATACACTTATGGATGAGATGATGACAGAAGTAAAAGAACTGAAAGCCAAAAGTTTTATTCCGGTACACAATTCCAAGTTTAAACTGGCACAGCACCCATGGTATGAACCATTGGAAAAAGTAACCTCCGCAGCGGAAGCTGAAGGTATTCCGGTGGCAACTCCCAGAATAGGAGAGAAGCTGAACCTGAATGAACTCAATAAAAAATGGGATAAATGGTGGCAGGAGATTATGTAA
- a CDS encoding carboxymuconolactone decarboxylase family protein, with the protein MEKRINIAQTEPQLYKAMYGLEAATAKTELSKTLKELIKIRASQINNCAYCLDMHTKDAIKNGETQQRIFVLSAWREATYLFTEEEQAVLAMTEEVTLISNNGLSEETYQKALKHFTKNQVAQIIMAIITINAWNRIAVSTHLHIGE; encoded by the coding sequence ATGGAAAAACGCATCAACATTGCACAAACAGAGCCACAATTGTACAAAGCTATGTACGGTCTGGAAGCAGCGACTGCCAAAACGGAATTATCAAAAACTTTAAAAGAGTTAATAAAAATCCGTGCCTCACAAATTAATAATTGTGCATATTGCCTGGATATGCACACTAAAGATGCTATCAAAAATGGTGAAACCCAACAACGTATATTTGTACTAAGTGCCTGGAGGGAAGCTACATATCTGTTTACCGAAGAAGAACAGGCAGTACTGGCGATGACTGAAGAGGTTACATTAATAAGCAATAACGGACTATCCGAAGAAACTTATCAAAAAGCACTAAAACATTTTACTAAAAACCAAGTTGCACAGATTATTATGGCAATCATTACCATCAACGCATGGAACAGAATAGCTGTCAGTACTCATTTACATATTGGTGAGTAA
- a CDS encoding Crp/Fnr family transcriptional regulator gives MFQIFRAHVDKFIEIDDQEFEKISSFFRVKKFRKKEDLLTAGEICRYHFFVLKGCLRKFYITSKGSEQTTEFAIETWWLTDNRAYEHQLRTDFSIQAVENSEVLVIEHQDQERLLKEHPVMERYFRYVYQRSYAAAQMRVRYIYTFSKEEMYLHFLEQQPQFVQRIPQYLIASFLGLTPEYLSEIRAKKIS, from the coding sequence ATGTTTCAGATTTTCAGAGCCCATGTGGACAAATTTATTGAAATAGATGATCAGGAATTTGAAAAAATTTCTTCTTTTTTCCGGGTAAAAAAGTTCCGAAAAAAAGAAGATCTGCTGACTGCAGGTGAAATCTGCAGGTATCATTTTTTTGTTTTGAAAGGCTGCCTCAGGAAGTTTTACATTACTTCGAAAGGTTCTGAACAGACTACAGAATTTGCTATTGAAACCTGGTGGCTCACTGATAATAGGGCCTATGAACACCAACTAAGAACGGACTTCAGTATTCAGGCTGTTGAAAATTCAGAGGTTTTGGTTATAGAACATCAGGATCAGGAACGTCTGTTGAAAGAGCATCCTGTAATGGAGCGTTATTTCAGATATGTTTATCAACGTTCCTATGCAGCAGCACAAATGCGGGTAAGATACATCTACACATTTTCCAAAGAGGAAATGTATCTTCACTTTCTGGAACAACAACCTCAGTTTGTACAGCGGATACCACAATATCTGATTGCTTCTTTTCTGGGGCTTACACCTGAATATTTAAGCGAAATAAGAGCTAAAAAGATTTCTTAA
- a CDS encoding L,D-transpeptidase, with product MKKSFKLAGLVMISAIVLQCKKQNETVSSTPDHTDTTSTVVEDPKQEKDSVEAPKKDTIVKVERPTVSIKSNSDYSAWPIKGNDSLRKVFLNTYKGEDLHNILALNRLDRKNMGQADTLIVPNKLESNFLAYSPFPEYVEAMASIPKIAFFSYPIQAYALYENGKLVKWGPTSMGSKAHQTTRGLHFTNWKGKEIISTVSDEWKLKWNFNIANHEGIGWHQYSMPGYPASHSCLRLLEEDAKWMYDWGEQWVLNKGGATVRAKGNPVIVYGDYPWGQRRPWKKLMDDPKANDISEEQLTEIVTPFLPEIKKQQENRIKVLEEVKKEKEQAKQQQDTAKPKTTI from the coding sequence ATGAAAAAAAGTTTTAAACTTGCTGGTTTAGTGATGATAAGTGCTATCGTATTGCAGTGTAAAAAGCAAAACGAAACAGTTTCATCTACACCCGATCACACCGACACTACATCTACTGTAGTAGAAGATCCTAAACAGGAAAAAGATTCTGTGGAGGCTCCGAAAAAAGACACAATTGTAAAAGTTGAAAGACCTACAGTTAGCATTAAAAGTAATTCTGATTATAGTGCATGGCCTATAAAAGGAAATGATTCGCTGAGAAAAGTCTTTCTGAATACCTATAAAGGAGAAGACCTGCACAATATCCTGGCGCTGAATCGTCTGGACAGAAAGAATATGGGACAGGCAGATACATTGATTGTACCTAATAAACTGGAATCTAATTTCCTGGCTTACTCACCATTCCCTGAATATGTTGAGGCTATGGCTTCAATACCAAAAATTGCGTTTTTCTCTTACCCTATACAGGCTTATGCTTTATATGAAAACGGAAAACTGGTGAAATGGGGACCTACAAGTATGGGGTCTAAAGCACATCAGACGACCAGAGGACTGCATTTTACTAACTGGAAAGGTAAAGAGATTATCAGTACTGTAAGCGATGAGTGGAAACTAAAATGGAACTTTAATATAGCTAATCATGAAGGTATAGGTTGGCATCAGTATTCAATGCCTGGTTACCCGGCATCGCATTCTTGTCTGAGACTTTTGGAAGAAGATGCGAAATGGATGTATGATTGGGGAGAGCAGTGGGTGCTGAATAAAGGTGGTGCAACGGTACGTGCAAAAGGAAATCCTGTAATTGTATACGGTGATTACCCGTGGGGACAAAGAAGACCTTGGAAAAAACTAATGGACGATCCTAAAGCTAATGACATTTCCGAAGAGCAACTCACAGAAATTGTAACACCATTTCTTCCGGAAATTAAAAAACAACAGGAAAACAGAATAAAGGTTCTTGAAGAAGTGAAAAAGGAAAAAGAACAGGCAAAACAGCAGCAAGATACTGCAAAGCCTAAAACTACAATATAA
- a CDS encoding PDZ domain-containing protein: protein MKRFVIILLIFIAAFSKGQNKMEFGKATKAVIPFQLINSLIFIPVQLNGVNLTFLLDSGVANTIIFSTQDKDLSLNDVSKMKFTGLGGSGEIEGVLSQKNILSFGKDLIDKEHTIYLILNEEFNFSSHIGIPVNGIIGYEFFKDYPVKIDYVKKKITVYSDQKEFERAVKKAALFGITLEGDKPYIIADIQMTTTPKPSKLLIDLGNGDPVWIFPSLIKDFVYNRPNIDDYLGRGFNGDIFGKRSRIRKFSIGEFSFDKPLTAMPDEFSIQHLKLVPDRKGSIGGEILRRFIVFFDYPNSKIYLKKNRNYNDPFHFNMSGLDLRHDGMIWDKDLVSIPTIKSKESPREGVEVNLGDSFQYKFVLKPSYSIAGCREDSPAYKAGLRKNDKLVTVNGKPASSYTLEQLNELFKSEEFKVIKITVTRNSETFNFVFALEDPIPYQEN, encoded by the coding sequence ATGAAACGCTTTGTTATTATTTTACTAATATTTATAGCTGCTTTTTCTAAAGGCCAAAATAAAATGGAATTTGGAAAAGCTACAAAAGCTGTTATACCGTTTCAGTTAATCAATAGTCTTATTTTTATTCCTGTACAGCTTAATGGTGTCAACCTAACCTTTCTGCTCGATTCAGGTGTTGCAAATACTATCATATTTAGTACCCAGGATAAGGATCTCAGTCTTAATGATGTTTCAAAGATGAAATTTACGGGATTGGGGGGCTCCGGAGAAATAGAAGGTGTTCTTTCCCAGAAAAATATTCTTAGCTTCGGAAAAGATCTCATAGACAAGGAGCACACAATATACCTGATACTGAATGAAGAATTCAACTTTTCTTCTCATATCGGTATTCCGGTTAATGGTATTATCGGATATGAATTTTTTAAAGACTACCCGGTTAAAATTGATTATGTCAAAAAGAAAATCACTGTGTACTCTGATCAGAAAGAATTTGAAAGAGCTGTAAAAAAAGCTGCTCTGTTCGGTATTACTCTGGAAGGAGATAAACCTTATATAATAGCAGATATACAGATGACTACAACGCCTAAACCTTCTAAGCTTCTCATAGATCTGGGAAATGGTGATCCTGTATGGATATTCCCGAGCCTGATTAAAGATTTCGTTTACAACAGACCTAATATTGATGATTATCTGGGCAGAGGCTTTAATGGTGATATTTTTGGAAAAAGAAGCCGGATCAGAAAATTTTCTATAGGTGAATTTAGTTTTGATAAACCTTTAACTGCTATGCCAGATGAGTTTTCAATCCAGCATCTGAAACTTGTTCCGGACAGAAAAGGTTCTATAGGCGGAGAAATCCTAAGAAGATTTATTGTTTTCTTCGATTATCCAAACTCTAAAATATACCTGAAGAAAAACAGAAATTATAATGATCCGTTTCATTTTAATATGAGTGGTTTAGACTTGCGTCATGATGGTATGATATGGGATAAAGATTTGGTTTCTATACCTACCATCAAAAGTAAAGAATCTCCACGAGAAGGAGTAGAAGTTAATCTTGGTGATAGCTTTCAATACAAGTTTGTACTCAAACCATCCTACTCTATTGCGGGATGTAGAGAGGATTCCCCTGCTTATAAGGCCGGATTAAGAAAAAATGATAAATTAGTAACGGTAAATGGGAAACCTGCCAGTAGTTATACATTGGAACAACTCAACGAGTTATTCAAATCTGAAGAGTTTAAGGTTATTAAAATCACAGTTACCCGAAACAGTGAGACCTTTAATTTCGTTTTTGCACTGGAAGATCCGATACCATACCAGGAAAATTAA
- a CDS encoding TMEM175 family protein has translation MKTSRLEAFSDGVIAIIITIMVLELKVPDTTSWPALYSLLPKFICYILSFIYVGIYWNNHHHMLHYCTNVNGRIMWSNLFFLFWLSLMPFATAWMGEHHFDKNTTITYGILLILVATGYTILSYQILNQEGKDSPYAKAIGSSYKEKASIILYILGIASSFYQPYIALFFYYVVAIIWIIPDRRLEKNINHKDL, from the coding sequence ATGAAAACATCTCGTTTAGAGGCATTTAGTGATGGCGTTATCGCTATTATTATAACGATTATGGTTCTGGAACTAAAAGTTCCTGACACCACCAGCTGGCCTGCTTTGTACAGTTTGTTGCCCAAATTTATTTGTTATATCCTCAGCTTTATCTATGTCGGCATCTACTGGAACAATCACCACCATATGCTTCATTACTGTACCAATGTGAATGGCAGAATTATGTGGAGTAATTTGTTTTTCTTATTCTGGCTATCCCTCATGCCTTTTGCTACTGCCTGGATGGGAGAACACCACTTTGATAAAAACACAACCATTACCTACGGCATTCTTCTTATTCTTGTTGCTACAGGTTATACTATACTGTCTTATCAGATACTGAATCAGGAAGGAAAAGATTCTCCGTATGCAAAAGCAATTGGTAGCAGCTATAAAGAAAAAGCATCCATAATACTATATATTTTAGGAATTGCCAGTTCATTTTATCAGCCATATATTGCACTTTTCTTTTATTATGTTGTTGCCATTATATGGATAATACCAGACCGCAGATTAGAGAAAAATATAAATCACAAAGATTTATAA
- the ahcY gene encoding adenosylhomocysteinase yields the protein METKTQYVPYKVKDISLAEWGRKEIELAEAEMPGLMAIREEYGPQQPLKGARIAGCLHMTIQTAVLIETLVALGADVTWSSCNIFSTQDHAAAAIAAAGIPVYAWKGMNEEEFDWCIEQTLFFGEDRQPLNMILDDGGDLTNMVFDKYPELTKDIKGLSEETTTGVHRLYERMQNGTLVMPAINVNDSVTKSKFDNKYGCRESAVDAIRRATDVMLAGKRVVVCGFGDVGKGTAASFRGAGSIVTVTEIDPICALQAAMEGYEVKQLDTVVDNADIIITTTGNFGIVRGEHFEKMKDKTIVCNIGHFDNEIDMAWLNKNHGATKVEIKPQVDKYNVNGNDIIILAEGRLVNLGCATGHPSFVMSNSFSNQTLAQIELWVHSDKYENKVYTLPKHLDEKVAALHLKKLGVELETLSEEQAKYIGVTVDGPFKPDYYRY from the coding sequence ATGGAAACTAAAACACAATACGTTCCTTACAAAGTTAAGGATATTTCTCTTGCTGAATGGGGAAGAAAAGAGATAGAACTGGCTGAAGCTGAGATGCCTGGCCTTATGGCTATCCGTGAAGAGTATGGTCCGCAGCAGCCTTTGAAAGGAGCTCGTATCGCAGGATGTCTTCATATGACAATCCAGACAGCTGTTCTTATCGAAACTTTAGTTGCTCTTGGAGCTGACGTTACATGGTCTTCTTGTAACATCTTCTCTACCCAGGATCATGCTGCTGCTGCTATTGCTGCTGCTGGAATTCCTGTATACGCATGGAAAGGTATGAACGAAGAAGAATTCGACTGGTGTATTGAACAGACTCTTTTCTTCGGAGAAGACAGACAGCCACTAAACATGATCCTTGATGATGGTGGTGACCTTACCAATATGGTTTTCGACAAATACCCTGAATTAACAAAAGATATCAAAGGACTTTCTGAAGAAACAACTACAGGAGTTCACAGATTATACGAAAGAATGCAGAATGGTACATTAGTAATGCCTGCAATCAACGTAAACGATTCGGTTACCAAGTCTAAATTCGATAACAAATACGGATGTCGTGAATCTGCAGTAGATGCTATCAGAAGAGCAACTGACGTTATGCTTGCTGGTAAGCGTGTTGTAGTTTGTGGTTTTGGAGATGTAGGTAAAGGTACTGCAGCTTCTTTCAGAGGTGCAGGTTCTATCGTTACTGTAACTGAAATTGATCCAATCTGTGCATTACAGGCTGCAATGGAAGGTTACGAAGTGAAGCAACTGGATACAGTTGTAGACAATGCAGATATCATTATTACAACTACTGGTAACTTCGGTATTGTAAGAGGTGAGCATTTCGAAAAAATGAAAGATAAAACTATCGTATGTAACATCGGTCACTTCGATAACGAAATTGATATGGCATGGTTAAACAAAAACCATGGTGCTACCAAAGTAGAGATCAAACCTCAGGTTGATAAGTACAACGTTAATGGCAATGATATCATTATCCTTGCTGAAGGACGCTTGGTAAACCTTGGTTGTGCTACTGGTCACCCTTCATTTGTAATGTCGAACTCTTTCTCTAATCAGACATTAGCTCAGATTGAACTTTGGGTACATTCTGACAAATATGAAAACAAAGTATATACTTTGCCTAAGCACTTAGATGAAAAGGTAGCTGCACTTCACCTTAAGAAATTAGGTGTAGAGCTTGAAACACTTTCTGAAGAGCAGGCTAAATATATCGGTGTAACTGTAGATGGTCCTTTCAAACCAGATTACTACAGATACTAA
- a CDS encoding 4'-phosphopantetheinyl transferase family protein: protein MPLYQNFSDNKAVVWVWKYDESEELNPQELLEPENYDKVTHYHSKKIAEVLMVRKMLKQLLPEHKILYKESGEPYLMPADKEISISHSFPLAAIAISDKKVGIDLEMVKDKIVKIKHKFTLNESSFIIPEEEKEYLTAIWCVKESLYKLHHSKFWSLKKNYEVEAFQLHHLDNVRCKVYDDTFSDYFWAQLKRFDDFFFSIVVES from the coding sequence ATGCCATTGTACCAGAATTTCTCCGATAATAAAGCCGTTGTATGGGTATGGAAGTATGATGAGAGTGAAGAATTGAACCCACAGGAACTTCTGGAGCCCGAAAATTATGATAAGGTTACTCATTACCACTCAAAAAAAATAGCAGAAGTGTTGATGGTTCGTAAAATGCTGAAACAACTTTTACCAGAGCATAAAATACTATATAAAGAGAGCGGAGAACCTTATCTGATGCCTGCTGATAAAGAAATATCTATAAGTCATTCTTTTCCTCTTGCAGCTATTGCAATTTCAGATAAAAAAGTAGGAATAGATCTGGAAATGGTAAAGGATAAAATTGTGAAAATAAAGCATAAATTTACCCTTAACGAATCTTCTTTTATAATACCCGAAGAGGAAAAAGAATATCTCACCGCCATCTGGTGTGTAAAAGAGTCACTTTATAAACTGCATCATTCCAAATTTTGGTCATTGAAAAAAAATTATGAAGTCGAAGCTTTTCAGTTACATCATCTGGATAATGTAAGATGCAAGGTGTATGATGATACTTTTTCCGATTATTTCTGGGCCCAGCTAAAGAGATTTGATGATTTCTTTTTTTCCATAGTTGTAGAATCCTGA